The following nucleotide sequence is from Echeneis naucrates chromosome 17, fEcheNa1.1, whole genome shotgun sequence.
ATAGAAAGAGTGATCTCTGCAAGGAAGAAAGAAGTTTTGTTGTGCCTGAGAGTCCATACTGTAATGAGAACTGACTGCACTGCTCCTGTTCTAATCCCACAGGATCACACTGTGACTGTGCAGCACTGTGGGGAGGCTTTTGTACTGACTATATCAGACCTTTCTGACTCTTCCTTAATATTTTTGATCTGGAAGACGGTCGCATTTCCTGCCTGTttagttattttgtgtttaaatgaaagaatgaactGGAGGCAACccgggaaaaaaaactaaacaaactgaTTTCTATAACTATTCCAATCAAGGTCTGCCACACTCTTAAAACTCTGTGACTCTATCATTAAAGTTACAGTCGATATTTCAAAGTTTCAAATATGTTGATCTGGCTTCCGCTAAAATGTGTATAGAAAAATGTAAGATACACCTAAAATTGAAAATTGATGATGCAGCCAGACGCTGTGCTGTAATAAAGGCTCTTTAAATTTGAATGCAGCGTATTCAGGGCTGGATTAGCAGATGGGCGGGTGCCCCAGTGTCCCTCCAGTGCACTTTGTAGCTAATATAGCATAATATGAACTGACATGGTAAAACCCTAAAGGTGGGTCCTGCTTAATTACCCGATcataaaagtgtattttaatGACGTTCCCTGTGTCAGGAGCTGGTTTTAAGACCTGCCATTTTGCTTACCAGATGCATATCCTTAAATGAATTTGAATGGAGTCGAAGTATCGCACAGCGAACCAGGGGAAACGTGTTATAATAGCACTGGACTGCAGCGCCCAAAGAGCGGGAGCGCATTAAGAGTCCAACAGAAGCTCACTTTTGTCCCAGGGTCTTCTGACAAATTAATCCAGCAATGATATTAAGTTGATACTGAAGCCTTATACCGCACAGGATGTCAGCAGTACATTGGAACGGTTTTTGAAACTACTGACGCTAcgaaaatatttatttatttagcagaTGAAAGAGAATGTCACGAAGAAAGGAAAGGTGGAAGACGTACTTCTGTCTCAAAGCTGCATTCATGACAGGAGAGCTACTTTAAAGTCGTCATACTTGCTTTGAAGAGGTCATAACTAGGTCACAAGCAAATAAAACCTGCTGTGTACAACTAACGTTAACCGCAGATGatctcagtaaaaaaaaaaataataataatatatatattattattcatttttcaggCTTTATGTGACTTAAATTGAAATCTGCAATGTCATGCATAATAAAAGTTGCTAAGCAACGCTGACTTGTATTCTTTAGGGTGCCTTACCAATTTAATGCaagttcaaaaataaaagtgggCTTATTATGGAACCGcattttgacagtaaaatggTTCACTTGAATTTCAATAATATGCATCCTACCACACTTCAAATGTTCTGCTCCCCCAGTAGAAAAGGTTACTACAAGAAAAACTGGAGCTGACTGTGATAATCAAACATGATCTAATGGGGACATCTGCGGGTAGACAcacataattacatttaaaataaaataaagaaatatgtatgtttctttaaaattaaattaaacttcaAAGTTAAAATTGAAaactattttttattcatttggttatttattaattaaaataaatcccATCTCAGTCATGATTTAAAGTAACTTTAGATTAAGCCAATCAAATCTCGTCTTCTTCCTTGCTCAACCAATCAGAGCCGGGATTGCTCGGACGCTAACGTTTGGCTCACGAGCGCAAAAAAGTTGCTGAGTTTGTGCCCGCAGAGCTTCACCCTGATTGGATGAGTCCACCGGAAAAGGAAGTGATGTTTAAGCTCGGCTGTCGGCGCAGGTGCCGcgcatctttttttctgtgtgagtttgtcGTCAACGTTACACAACCGGGCCAATGCGTCAACGGCGTGGAAAAAGGACACACACCGGGATGCCCGGCCGAAGTTATGCCGATTTATCGACAACAAACTAGCTAAAAGTAGGAAGTTTTTACAGCGGAGGAAGTAACATTTCACTGCTGAcagaaaaggaataaaaagatGTTTCGGCAAACGAAGGCGGCTCTGCAGAAGCTTCGACACCTGAGGTAACGGTTAGCTAACAGTTCAAGCtaacacacctgtgtgtgtgtgtgtgtgtgtgtgtgtgtgtgtgtgtgtgtgtgtgtgtgtgtgtgtgtgtgtgtgtgtgtgtgtgtgtgtgtgttgttaatTACATTcggtgactgtgtgtgtctgtgtttgcgtgacaatgagggagaaagagacaggatgttgtttgtatttcagggaggaacacaaacaaaaagcagacagGGAGGCCGATCACACAGCTGGAGCAAACAGATGAGGAAATCAACTTTATTggatttaaagataaaataatctgCATTCAAACCAGTTTTACACTAAAACTGTGTGACTGCAGTTTGTATCTTGAAGAAGATGGAGCCATTAGGGACTAAGGCTGGGACATTGGCTTTTTGgagttatttttacatttacatcacgTTGACTAATTTGACAGATGCTTCTGCACAGTAGAAGAGTTTGTAATAAGTGCAGGAAATTGTATAAAAATATGTTAGTCAGGCATGGTAGGGTTTTTAGGAGGAGAGATGAGTTTTTAAAGGCTTCTTGAAGGAAACCACAGAGCAGAACGACTGGGTTCAAGTCGACGAAGCCAGTCCAGAAGTTAACTGTGCAGTGAAATGTTAGTGACTTGACCTGGATTTGAGAGGACAAAAGTACAGTCTGATGAGCAGTGAAGTGGAGTGATCGAAGACCAGATGGGCCGCTCCATTCTGGACCACCTGAAAAGGTCTCACCGTAGACAAAGAGTGACGTGCGAGATTATTCAGTAAACTGTCAAGTGTTTTGCCCCCCAGCTTCAATGGACAGCAGCATATGTGGAGGCTGAAGAGCACTTCAGCTGAGAGGGCTCTTCAGTACCAACCAGGACAGAAAATCTATGGCTTCACAGTTAAAGAGGTGACTGAAGTATTTATAATGCTGCAGCTTTATTTTGAGCTCTAATAAActttaataaaatacatatttaaagttATGATTGGTAAACTTGAGTTAAAGGATTAGAATGTTATAGTAATTGCTCTAAATGTAAAATTGCAATTTTATGATCGATGGTCTCAATATAATGTCACTGATTTTCTTGTCTCAGTTTGATCCAGTAACTGAGATTAGACTTTGATCCTTCATGAAAGTGTTTACTGctatttgcaaaaaaacaaaaaaaaaaagctaatgtcTATGGTTCTTTTTGTGTTCTTCTAGGTTGCAGCAGTACCTGATCTGTTTCTCACAGCAGTGAAACTGACACATGATAAAACTGGGGCTCAGTACCTGCATGCAGCCAGAGATGACGCCAACAATCTCTTCAGGTTGGTTTAATATGTGGTGAAACAGCCCAACTTATTTATATTCATGTCATAAAACAGATTTGACTGGTAAAACGTGATGAtgtttcactctgtctctgcaaTTATTCAGTTAcacaagcaaaaaataaataaaaaccacacGTGTTTCAGTGTCCAGTTCAGGACGACCCCCATGGACAGCACAGGGGTTCCCCACATCCTGGAGCACACGGTGCTGTGTGGATCTGAGAGGTATCCCTGCAGAGACCCTTTCTTCAAGATGCTCAACAGATCTCTGTCCACCTTCATGAATGCTTTCACAGGTACACAAAATCAATTCCAGCTAAAAGTACAAAGTGACGTCTGACACGTCACAgcaaaaagctgtgaaaattaATGTCACTCCTGTTATGTATCTTTTTTGCTTCTCAAAGATGTACTGATTATTTTAGATATAATCTAAACATGATAGCTGTAAGGATAGAAAGAGATGCCAAGCTGAAGGTTGATCATCTGCCAAGGTTgctgatgattttatttcaccagtgtttttgttttgtttccttgtgaGCAGCCAGTGACTACACCATGTATCCATTCTCAACCCAAAATGGAAAAGACTTCCAGAATCTTCTCTCCGTCTATCTGGATGCGGTTTTCTTCCCTTCTTTACGAGAGCAGGATTTCTGGTGAGTTGTGACACTCTTGCTGtagattttctttatttacatatttaactTTATTCAAGTGCTCACAAGCCTTAGAACTATCTCATTTATGTTTTATCAGACTGGTGTTATGTTGTCCTTGTTTTGTTAAGTCAGCGATATGTGGCtggattgtgttttgttttcccagGCAGGAGGGCTGGAGGCTGGAGAATGAAAACCCCACAGATCCCAGCTCCCGTCTAGTATTTAAAGGAGTGGTGTTTAATGAAATGAAGGGAGCTTTTGTAAGTAAAAATTTTCTAAATAACTGCTATTGTTTCTTCCGTACACTGCAGTGTATATGAGCTCAGCATTATGTTTGTGGTGTCAAAACGTATTGCAGCGTTAAAATGTCTGTGGGATGCTGTTTGTGTCATCAGTCAGACAACGAGCGTCTGTACGCTCAGCACCTTCAGAACAAGCTGTACCCGGATCACACGTACTCTGTGGTGTCAGGGGGAGAACCTCTGGCCATCCCCGACCTTTCCTGGGAGCAACTCAAACATTTCCATGCCACACACTACCACCCCAGCAACGCCAGGTAAAGGACACACATGCATACTTTTATAAACCTACAAACAGAGTGTTATGTCgtgaatgaacaaacacacggcattcattgtgtgtttgtttgggttttttttttttttttttttttttccaaacaaggTTCTTCACCTACGGAGATTTGCCTTTGGAGCAGCATCTGAAGCAGATTGAAGAGGAAGCTCTGTCCAAGTTTGAACGTATCAATCCGAACACGGCGGTCCCCCCCCAGCCACACTGGAGCAGCCCTGTAAGTccatatattttaattttaagaatTTTTAAATAGCTGAGATTTAAAACTGCTGTAAAAATCCCAACTACTGTCAGactactttaaaaataaatggcacattttaaaatccaaaGATGTGTAGCTTGTGTCCCACTGGTTGTCTCTCTGGAATGGACAGTCCAGTCTCACTGTGTTTCATTGGCTTCCTCAGAGAGAGGACCATGTGACCTGCGGTCCTGATGCTCTGGCACCAGATCAAGCCAGACAGAACACGTTGTGTGTGAGCTACCTGCTGGGAGAGTAAGATTACATCGTCACTCTATTTCCTGCTGCAGTTCTCGGAGACATTTGTTCATTGTGAAGTAGAATGATATAAGATTTTAAGATTTCCTGCTTcttgtgttgctgctgataTTTGTGGCCTTTACCAGAGGTGGTTGTGGTGTTAAACATTTGAGGGGGAAGCACTTCTTCTCACCAAGAACCTTTAACCCTGTTACTCCTTAACACCAGATCTCCTTTTCTGTCCAGCATCACTGATACATTTGAAGGATTCACTCTCAGTCTGTTGTCGTCTTTGATGATCTCTGGGCCAAACTCTCCCTTCTACAAAGCTCTCATCGAACCGAAGTTAGGAACCGACTTCTCCTCTGTTGTTGGGTGGGTacaaaagcttcaaaataacaacaacaacaaacatgtcGTTCCAAGTTTGGATCAGTTACAGTTTGATTTTACCAGCGTGAATGAAAAGTGAATAGGCTGTGCTGCACTTTGTCCATTTCTGGGCCAGAAGACTCACAGCTAAAGTCAAATCACCTTAAGCATTacagcattttcctttttagtaAGAACCATTTAATGTCCATTAAGTTGACGTACTCATTACCTAAACATCCTGCTCTGCAGATACGACGGCAGCACCAAAGAAGCGTCATTCAGCATAGGATTGCAGGGAATGGCTGAAGAAGACACGGAGAGGGTGAAACAAATCATCAGCCAGACCTTCGACGACATTATAGAGTAAGTCCCATGGCTTAGGTGACTGATCTAGTTTAGGTTTTCATTGGCCTCGCTGTTATTAACGCTTCACAAATCTGCTGTGCATATGAGAAGTAGAGCTCAAAGCTGATGGCTGACGTCTTAGTTGATTCaaatttcatttgcattcagtTGGTGGATCTATCACCTACATGTAGCCCAAAACTGAAGATATAGAATGActgaaataaagaagaaatatcTTAAGAAATCTCTCAACACATCTGTGACTTCTGTAAAGTGCTCTCTAAATCATTTGAATTGTTATTACAGACCTAGGAGAAGGCAGCACAGATAAAACTGGACAGTATTACTATTTTATTTCTGCTATCCAAAGTGATTGACAGAATACAGCTCAAAAGaccttcactgtgacatcagcatGTCTACATGTGTAGTTGAGAAAGGCCTCTTGATTGAGTCAACAGAAAAAGATTTCTTCCCTGTATGAGTCAGTTCTATTTGTCATGGGACACAGGAGCGGCTTTGAGGAGGAAAGAATCGAGGCTCTCCTCCATAAGATCGAGATCCAAATGAAACACCAGTCCACCAACTTCGGTTTGTCTTTGGCCTCGGTGAGTTTGCTGCCGTGTAACTGTTAACCTTCGTTCTGTTTCAACAGCCACAAGGACACTGCATGTGTTTATCAACCTCTATGTGGGCAGCTTGTCACaaactgtttgtgttctttgagcatcatttcactgtttgtatttgtttccaCACATTTTCCggacaaatgaaaagacagtagaaatgttttttgttctctgtcaCGCTGAGAAATTTATCTCTGGGAAAAATAGAGTCTTGTTTAAGTGCTGCAGAGATAAAGCTGACATGTGTTTCCTCACTCTTGAcgttttgtttgcatgtgtttctaGTACATCGCGTCGCTGTGGAACCATGACGGTGACCCTgtacagctgctgcagatcagcagCAGCGTCACCAAGTTTAGACAGGCCCTCACAGAAAACCCCCGCTTCCTCCAGGACAAAGTCAAACACTACTTTAAGGTGGTTTCATGGAAACATTAGATCTTAGTggtataaataaaatatccccATAACAtaaattatttgtcataaagcatagactttttgactttttggCAGCTCCTtctgttgaatgtttttattttagggTTAAATGCTGCTTTGGCTCCACTCTAACTCCCCCTCTCACCCTGcaggagaacacacacagactgacccTGTCGATGAGCCCGGATGAGTCGTACCTGGAGAAACAGGCCCAGGCCGAGGAGGAGAAGCTTCAGAAAAAGATCCAGACTCTGACTGACAGCGACAGGAATGAGATCTATAAGAAAGGTAACACCAGTAATGTTCCTGATCCATGAGGGAAGCTGAGGAAGTGTCGGAAATTAACTCTCACACTTTGATCTATCTACCTGGAGATGAAGTTGAAAGGATTTCATGTATGTTTAGTAATTACTTATCCATCACTGTTGAGCCACATGATGAATTTTGGGCacgataaataaaataaacacgtAAAAATAGATTTAGCTGCTATTTTAGTTGTCACAGTTGTTTCAGACGGTGTTGAGCACTCCTGATCGAAGTATTCACTTGATATTCAGTTCTGAAGTACCGCTCTCTGTTCCTGCAAAGGTCTGGAGctgcttgctgctcagagtaaaaCCCAGGACGCCTCCTGTCTCCCCGCGCTCAAAGTGTCTGACATTGAGCCAGCGATTCCCATCACTCCTGTTCAAATGGGCTCTGCAGGTACGAAACAGTGCCGACGTTGTTAAACTTCATGCCACATTTGCGCAGCGGTTGCagcatggttttgttttgtttttgttttgtcatccCTGAAGTGgtttctcttcctgctcccCACAGGATGCGTTCCGGTTCAGTACTGTGAGCAGCCCACCAACGGCCTGGTGTACTTCAGAGCCATGTGTAGTCTCAACACGTTGCCAGAGGATCTTCGGCTGTATGTCCCGCTCTTCTGCAGTGTTATCACCAGGTGAGTTAGCCTGTCAGTCCAGAAGACCAGGACAAGGTCCAACAGAGAGGATGCTGgttcaatttaaattttttttgttgttgtttgtacaTGTTTCTCACGGTTTCCACAGGATGGGCTCTGGAGGTCTGGACTACAGGCAACAGGCCCAACAGATGGAGCTCAGGACAGGCGGCATGTCCGTCTCCACCCAAGTCATCCCCGACTCCACCCAGCTGGACATGTACGAGCAGGTCAGAGCCGAGTCCAAGtccagttttacatttttattttcccactgCGTGCAGGGATAAAAAGTGAATCATTGGCAGAATAAGATATTTTTCCACGATGAAATTAGAGGTAAATATTTCGTATCCCTGAATGAAGATATTAATTTCCTGCTGCTCGTTTCGGTGTTGCAGGgtgtccttctgtcctcctcctgcctgGAGAGGAACCTTCCTCACATGTTTCAGCTGTGGAGCGACATCTTCAACAGGTATatcatctgcagcagctgacgTCCGTCCTGTTTTTCAATCTAGTAGGAAACCGCAGCTGCATATTTTTATTAAGATTGTCTGATTGAGAATGAATCAAacttttttccttcagcccCCACTTTGATGACGAAGAGCGCCTGAGAGTCCTGGTGATGTCCTCAGCACAGGAGCTGGCTAATGGGATCTCCTACTCAGGTCACATGTACGCCATGACCCGATCGGGCCGTCATCTGACTCCAGCAGGTGACCTCCAGGAGAGTTTTGGTGGGATGGAACAGGT
It contains:
- the pitrm1 gene encoding presequence protease, mitochondrial; translated protein: MFRQTKAALQKLRHLSFNGQQHMWRLKSTSAERALQYQPGQKIYGFTVKEVAAVPDLFLTAVKLTHDKTGAQYLHAARDDANNLFSVQFRTTPMDSTGVPHILEHTVLCGSERYPCRDPFFKMLNRSLSTFMNAFTASDYTMYPFSTQNGKDFQNLLSVYLDAVFFPSLREQDFWQEGWRLENENPTDPSSRLVFKGVVFNEMKGAFSDNERLYAQHLQNKLYPDHTYSVVSGGEPLAIPDLSWEQLKHFHATHYHPSNARFFTYGDLPLEQHLKQIEEEALSKFERINPNTAVPPQPHWSSPREDHVTCGPDALAPDQARQNTLCVSYLLGDITDTFEGFTLSLLSSLMISGPNSPFYKALIEPKLGTDFSSVVGYDGSTKEASFSIGLQGMAEEDTERVKQIISQTFDDIIESGFEEERIEALLHKIEIQMKHQSTNFGLSLASYIASLWNHDGDPVQLLQISSSVTKFRQALTENPRFLQDKVKHYFKENTHRLTLSMSPDESYLEKQAQAEEEKLQKKIQTLTDSDRNEIYKKGLELLAAQSKTQDASCLPALKVSDIEPAIPITPVQMGSAGCVPVQYCEQPTNGLVYFRAMCSLNTLPEDLRLYVPLFCSVITRMGSGGLDYRQQAQQMELRTGGMSVSTQVIPDSTQLDMYEQGVLLSSSCLERNLPHMFQLWSDIFNSPHFDDEERLRVLVMSSAQELANGISYSGHMYAMTRSGRHLTPAGDLQESFGGMEQVKFMKRIAEMSDLGQVIRTLPRIKKHLLNPDNMRCAVNATPQKVSDTAAQLDKFIKDIAENRRERKPVRPNIVERPLDPSDSSGLSRKLIAELNFQPFQMKTFFPMPFPINFVSESIRTVPFSHEDYASLCVLARMMTAKFLHGEIREKGGAYGGGARMGGGGLFSFYSYRDPNTAQTLSAFRKGVDWAKSGQFTQQDIDEAKLSVFSAVDSPVAPADKGMSRFLSGVTDEMKQSHRERLFTVTHESLVNAAHRYLGVGQRTCGVAILGPENEAIKKDPSWVVK